The window TCGCGGCTCGCGCTGGCACCCTCGCCGCCCTGTATGGTTTGATAGGCGCCTTCCATCGATTTGAGCAGGACGCCGTTCTTGAGGTGGTTGTTTTTGACCACCGAGCGGCCGACTAGCGGAATCTTGCCGACAAAGTCTTCCGACGCTGCCGGATGGGCTTGATAGTAAGCCGCGGCGAGCGAGAAGCCGATCACCAGCAGCGCAAACAAGCTGAGAAAAGGCATTGTCGAAGCTTGCTGATCGCGATAGGGCTCGATGGCGAGCACGTTGTCGAAAAGATCTGGGTCGGCGTCTGGCGCAGTTTTTTCAGCCACGGGCGGCGGATTTTCGCGCGCTGCCTCGAACGTCTTCTCTTGTGGTTGCGCCGGAATGGCAGCCATCGTAAAAGGCTCTTCGGGTTTCTCGATGAGCGGCGCCATGGACCAGCTATCGTTGGCGGCCGGCGCCGCGCTAGCGGGTACGTTGTTCGGCACAATGTCGGGCAACTCGGGTTGTTCCGGCACCGCGATGTTCTTCTTGAGCGGTGCAAACGTAAACTTCGGTTCGCGTTCCTCGAGCGGCTCAGCGCTGGGTTCTGGCTCACTGGCAGTGGCGGGCGGCGCCTCCGTTGCTCCTGCCTCGCTGTCGTTTTCGCTCGCCTGGTCGTGTGCTCCGGCGTCCAACTCGAAAGTGTGCTTGCAGCGCGAGCAGCGGAAGGCTGCGCTCGAGCCTTTCACGACATCGTCAGAGACTTTGTATGTGGTCTTGCAATTGGGACATTGAACCAGCATAGATGGGCCTCAAAAAAGCGCTCAGTGCGGACAAAAATGTAAAGAAATCAAAGTGATTGTATGATAATTTGCACAGAATTCAAGTTTTTGTTTTTAACTCGAATGACAACCTGAATAATGTATCTCAGATAGCGTCTAAACGGCAGGGTTACTTGTGGAGCTAACCGATTGGGAGTTGGTGCAGAG is drawn from Deltaproteobacteria bacterium and contains these coding sequences:
- a CDS encoding DUF3426 domain-containing protein, with the protein product MLVQCPNCKTTYKVSDDVVKGSSAAFRCSRCKHTFELDAGAHDQASENDSEAGATEAPPATASEPEPSAEPLEEREPKFTFAPLKKNIAVPEQPELPDIVPNNVPASAAPAANDSWSMAPLIEKPEEPFTMAAIPAQPQEKTFEAARENPPPVAEKTAPDADPDLFDNVLAIEPYRDQQASTMPFLSLFALLVIGFSLAAAYYQAHPAASEDFVGKIPLVGRSVVKNNHLKNGVLLKSMEGAYQTIQGGEGASASREVFVVTGTVVNQNPVVIRKVRLGGRLFNTEGKEIEQQTMWIGNAISPKIVRGLTAQDITGLQKLEPLRNFEIPPGDSVPFTLVFLKPNRAAHNFTCEVSAAEGTES